One window from the genome of Jeotgalibaca sp. MA1X17-3 encodes:
- a CDS encoding sugar MFS transporter yields MFQNSFYGRLDKKAQYIIGVSFFMFFVNGLYGMLFGSLLPILSDKYQLDDTVSGLLVSGQQIGNLVAGFLSGIVPLYLGLKKSVVVLGSFVIIGFIILISGVGHAFFLFLAFFFVGISRGSVSNFTNKTVNDVSNSSPQALNLMHAIFAIGALISPFLLTLTMANVGGEGWKLILIMIIVFIILSQIFFSKADIDVQVLPKEKRKISFEFLKDSLFWVIIAILFFYMCSEAAITGWLVKFFVDTNVLVLEKAQLLSSFLWLGILIGRVYCSIVSGKMSRKRLLIGISLGMFVSFVALIYSQTTLTVILSSLALGATMGGIYPTAVTLAGVSIKQYPMAMGWILVTGGIGATVAPTFVGVLSDHFDLFFGMQSIIIMIGLMIVSIATYIVIERKRVISEVKI; encoded by the coding sequence ATGTTTCAAAATTCATTTTATGGGCGTTTAGACAAGAAGGCACAATATATAATTGGCGTTAGCTTTTTTATGTTTTTTGTTAATGGATTATATGGAATGCTTTTTGGTTCGCTCTTACCGATACTTAGTGATAAGTATCAATTAGATGACACTGTTAGTGGTTTACTTGTTTCAGGACAACAAATTGGGAACTTAGTAGCAGGTTTTCTAAGTGGGATTGTTCCCTTATACTTAGGTCTGAAAAAATCAGTGGTTGTGTTAGGAAGTTTTGTAATCATTGGTTTTATTATTTTAATTAGTGGAGTAGGTCATGCATTTTTCTTGTTTCTCGCTTTTTTCTTCGTTGGGATCAGTCGAGGAAGTGTTTCAAACTTCACAAATAAAACAGTAAATGACGTTTCTAATAGTAGCCCGCAAGCTCTAAACCTTATGCATGCTATCTTTGCAATTGGAGCATTGATTTCACCATTTTTATTGACTTTAACAATGGCAAATGTGGGTGGTGAAGGTTGGAAATTAATATTAATTATGATTATTGTTTTTATTATTCTTTCACAAATCTTCTTTTCAAAAGCAGATATTGATGTACAAGTACTACCGAAAGAAAAACGGAAAATTTCATTTGAATTTTTAAAAGATAGTCTATTTTGGGTTATTATTGCTATTTTGTTTTTCTATATGTGTAGTGAAGCTGCAATAACAGGTTGGTTAGTGAAGTTTTTTGTAGATACGAATGTTTTGGTTCTAGAAAAAGCTCAGCTACTTTCCAGTTTTCTATGGCTAGGTATTTTAATTGGTCGAGTATACTGCTCTATAGTGAGTGGGAAAATGTCTAGAAAAAGATTGTTGATTGGTATCAGCTTAGGTATGTTTGTTTCCTTTGTAGCTCTGATTTATAGTCAAACTACTCTAACAGTTATTCTCTCTTCATTGGCTCTTGGAGCAACGATGGGAGGGATTTATCCAACTGCTGTAACTTTAGCTGGAGTGTCCATCAAACAATACCCGATGGCTATGGGATGGATTTTAGTCACAGGAGGAATTGGAGCAACTGTTGCACCTACCTTTGTAGGAGTTTTATCTGATCACTTTGATTTGTTTTTCGGAATGCAAAGTATTATTATCATGATTGGATTGATGATTGTAAGTATAGCGACATATATAGTGATTGAACGAAAAAGAGTTATTTCTGAGGTTAAAATTTAA